The following proteins come from a genomic window of Synechococcus sp. BIOS-E4-1:
- a CDS encoding diacylglycerol/polyprenol kinase family protein — MLSSLLIIGIWMLLVLSAAVICRKQWPDQQELSRKIVHIGTGPIVVLAWWLSIPASIAVPVALTVTVITAVNRRLQLLPAVEDIDRNSYGTVAYGLAISLLLILFWPDQAVAVCAGVLVMAFADGLAGLIGRGMTSPSWTVWQQRKSVAGTLTMGLVTALVLLPLVLISESPLHPLRLIAVCALAVGLEQLGRWGIDNLSVPMAVGLSWTWMTV, encoded by the coding sequence TTGCTCTCGTCCCTGCTGATCATCGGAATCTGGATGCTGCTGGTGCTCTCAGCAGCTGTGATCTGTCGGAAGCAATGGCCGGACCAACAAGAACTCAGTCGCAAGATCGTGCACATCGGCACCGGTCCAATTGTTGTTCTGGCTTGGTGGCTCTCAATTCCAGCATCGATTGCTGTGCCAGTGGCCCTCACGGTCACCGTGATCACAGCTGTCAATCGCCGCTTGCAACTCCTACCTGCAGTTGAGGATATTGACCGCAACAGCTACGGAACCGTGGCGTATGGACTGGCGATCAGTCTGCTACTGATCCTATTCTGGCCCGACCAAGCGGTTGCAGTTTGCGCCGGAGTGCTGGTGATGGCCTTTGCCGACGGGCTTGCGGGGCTTATTGGCCGTGGCATGACATCTCCCAGCTGGACCGTGTGGCAACAGCGAAAATCCGTCGCTGGCACCCTCACGATGGGCTTGGTCACCGCCTTGGTGTTGCTTCCGCTGGTGCTGATCAGCGAGAGTCCCTTGCACCCTCTGCGGCTGATCGCTGTCTGTGCTCTGGCCGTCGGCCTGGAGCAATTGGGACGCTGGGGAATCGACAATCTCAGTGTGCCGATGGCGGTAGGCCTGAGCTGGACGTGGATGACCGTTTAA
- a CDS encoding 3-deoxy-7-phosphoheptulonate synthase, whose amino-acid sequence MTTTHDLHVVETRPLVPPALLQGDLPTDARATETVASARHRIQAILRGQDHRLLVVVGPCSVHDVDAALDYARQLAPLRARHAGELEIVMRVYFEKPRTTVGWKGLINDPHLDGSYDINTGLRLARSLLLDLARDGMPTATELLDPVVPQYIADLISWAAIGARTTESQTHREMASGLSMPVGYKNGTDGSATIAINAMQSASSPHHFLGINCQGHASIVSTTGNPDGHLVLRGGNSGSNYHLEAIQEASAELAAAGLPDRLMVDCSHANSNKDYRRQGEVLRAVAAQVQKGSTHVMGVMLESHLVEGNQKISADRSSLTYGQSVTDACISIESTAELLAELAESVSKAGIPASAIPVS is encoded by the coding sequence ATGACCACCACTCACGATCTGCATGTGGTGGAGACCCGACCACTGGTCCCTCCCGCCTTGCTGCAGGGTGATCTACCCACGGATGCCAGGGCCACAGAAACCGTTGCCAGCGCCAGACATCGCATTCAGGCCATTCTCCGGGGCCAGGACCATCGCTTGCTGGTGGTCGTTGGGCCCTGTTCGGTGCACGATGTGGATGCGGCCCTGGATTACGCCCGCCAGCTCGCGCCCCTGAGGGCCCGTCATGCTGGGGAGCTTGAGATCGTGATGCGGGTGTACTTCGAGAAGCCCCGAACGACAGTGGGCTGGAAAGGATTGATCAACGATCCCCATCTCGACGGTTCCTACGACATCAACACGGGCCTGCGTCTGGCGCGTTCACTGCTGCTGGATCTCGCTCGTGACGGCATGCCTACTGCGACGGAACTCCTCGACCCTGTGGTTCCGCAGTACATCGCCGACCTGATCAGCTGGGCTGCCATCGGTGCCCGCACCACAGAGAGTCAGACCCACAGAGAAATGGCCTCAGGACTTTCCATGCCCGTTGGCTACAAGAACGGCACCGATGGCAGTGCCACCATCGCGATCAATGCGATGCAGTCAGCCTCGAGTCCCCATCACTTTCTGGGGATCAACTGCCAGGGGCACGCCTCCATTGTGAGCACTACCGGTAATCCGGATGGTCATCTGGTGTTGAGAGGAGGCAACAGCGGCAGCAACTATCACTTGGAAGCGATTCAGGAGGCATCCGCGGAACTGGCTGCAGCTGGCCTGCCGGATCGTTTGATGGTCGACTGCAGTCATGCCAATTCCAACAAGGACTATCGCCGCCAGGGGGAGGTTCTCAGGGCTGTGGCTGCTCAAGTCCAGAAGGGATCAACCCATGTGATGGGTGTGATGCTGGAAAGCCATCTGGTTGAAGGCAATCAGAAGATCAGTGCTGATCGCTCCTCACTCACCTACGGGCAGAGTGTCACCGATGCCTGCATCAGTATTGAATCAACGGCTGAGTTGCTGGCTGAACTGGCTGAATCCGTGAGCAAAGCCGGCATTCCTGCATCCGCAATACCGGTGTCCTGA